ACAGCTTAAAATCGAAACAATCCCTTCTACTGTGGTTAAGGTTCCCCGGTTGGCCGGATGCCTGGCCAATATGGAATGCAAAGTGGCTGCACAATATCCGGCGGGTAACCGTACTCTGTTTGTCGGCGAGGTAGTTGCGGCGGACATAGACAAAGAAAATTTAAAACCAATGATCATGTACCGCGGCAAATACATAGAATAAGAAGCGCCTGATTGACAACACCGGGGTTGGATATTATACTTTTAAATGTGTGACCTAAACTGGAGGGGTGTCCGAGCGGTTGAAGGAGGCAGTCTTGAAAACTGTTGGGTTCATTTACGGGCCCCGTGGGTTCGAATCCCACTCCCTCCGCCAGGTTTAAATACTATGGAGAGATGGCCGAGCCGGCTTAAGGCGATCGCCTGCTAAGCGATTACATGGGCTAAAACCTGTGTCGCGGGTTCGAATCCCGCTCTCTCCGCCATCACTTATTAGCTGGCCTGCCCAAAAAGGGTAGGCCAGTAATTTTTTATGGGATCTTTTTTTTAAGAAGGAATAATGGTATAAATGTTGAAAATAATTAGGTATAATATGTCATTACTGGTAGTGTTATACTTGGGAAAAGTAATAGCCATAGCCAATCAAAAAGGCGGGGTCGGCAAAACTACAACAACAGTAAACCTGTCGGCCTGGCTGGCGCTGCTTGGTAAAAAAGTATTGATCATCGATTTTGATCCCCAGGCCAATACTACCAGCGGTTTAGGAATAAACCAAAAAAAGCTTGGCAGAACAAACTTGAGTATCTAGGTGGTTGACGAAGAACCTGCCAAAGAACTTCTGGACTTATGAAAAGGGGGTGGCTTAATTTGTCTCTTAAAAAAGGCCTGGGGCGGGGATTGGACGCTCTTATACCGGAGGACATGAGCACGAACAGCGGCAAGAAGGCTGTTCAAGAAATAAATATTGATCTGATCAGGCCCTGCCCTTCCCAGGCCAGAACAGATTTTAAAAAGGAAGCAATCGCTTCCCTGGCCCTCTCAATTAAAGAACATGGAATGCTCCAGCCGGTCCTGGTCCGGGAAATGACTGACGGATATGAGCTTATCGCCGGGGAAAGAAGGTTCAGGGCATGCCAGACTGCAGGGCTTAAAAAAATAAACGCTATCGTGAAACATTTTGATGATTCCGAAGCTGCGGTTGTTTCACTTCCAGAACAGCGCCCTGTAAGGCAGAAAGCGAACAATCTTTCAATTACGGTGAAAAAGAAAAAAAGCTGCAAAATATACTGCAGGCAAAAATAAAAATTAAAGCCTCCGTAAACGGAGGCGGAAAAATAGAAATAAGTTTTGAAAATACCGGCCATCTGGAAATACCTGGAAATGTTTCACGTGAAACATAACCCTTAAATTATCTTTAGTCCATGCATATAGGAAACCAGTGCCTCAGGCACCTTTACAAAGCCGTCCTCCTGCTGATAATTTTCCAGCACTGCCGCCACTGTGCGTCCCACAGCCAGTCCCGAACCGTTTAAAGTATGCACGTACTGTGGTTTCCCCTTGCCCTGACGGAACCTTATGTTTGCCCGCCGCGCTTGAAAATCAACGAAGTTGCTGCATGAAGAAATTTCTTTATATTCCCCATAGGAAGGCAGCCAGACTTCCAGGTCATAAGTCTTGGCGGAACTGAATCCAAGGTCGCCGGCGCATAACGAAACAACCCTGTACGGCAGTTCAAGAAGCTGCAGGATCCGCTCGGCGTCCTGAGTTAGCTTTTCAAGTTCCTCATAGGACTCTTCAGGTTTGCAGAATTTAACAAGCTCAACTTTATTAAACTGGTGCTGGCGGATTAAACCCCGGGTATCCCGCCCGGCGGCGCCCGCCTCAGCGCGGAAACACGCGCTGTAGGCGCAGTGTTTCACGGGGAGTTTATCAGCATCCAGAATTTCATCCCGGTAAAGGTTCGTTACGGGAACTTCCGCCGTAGGAATCAGATAATAGTCCGTCCCCTCAACTTTAAACATATCTTCGGCAAATTTGGGGAGCTGGCCGGTGCCAAACATGCTGCCGCTGTTTACCAGAAAGGGCGGGAAGACCTCCGTATAGCCATGGTCTTTTGTGTGAGTATCAAGAAAGAAGTTAAATAAGGACCTTTCCAGAAGGGCTCCGGTTCCCCGGTAAAAAACAAATCTTGCGCCGCTGACTTTCCCCCCTCTTTCAAAATCCAGCATCTCATGAAGCTCGCCAATATCCCAATGCGCTTTGACAGGAAAATCAAACGGCCGGGGCGTGCCCCATTTGCGGACAACAACATTGTCATCCGAGCTTGAACCGGAGGGAACGCTCTCATGAGGTATATTCGGTATGCCCAAAAGGCTGTCCCTGATTTGCCTTTCAAGCTGGCGCGTCTTTTCATCAAGTTCCTTGATTTCGCCGGAAACCTTCTTCATTTCCGAGACAAGCTCCGGAGCATCCTGGCCGAGCTTTTTAAGCCTGCCGATTTCCGTGGAGACTGTATTGCGCCTTCCTTTTAAGCTTTCGGCAAAGGCAAGAACTTTCCGCCAATTATTGTCCGCTTCCAGGAAACCTTCCAGGCTTATTCCGGACCCTCTTTTTTCAAGAGCCTCCTTAACGATTTCAGGGCGGCTGCGGACAAATTTTAAATCAAGCATCCTTTATTTCAAGCCTCCGAAAAATAGCTTTTTAAATACCATAGTATTGACAAACTTTACTAATTGTAACACCCGGTTTTCAATTTGTAAAATACCACACGGTTTTAAAAAAGCTTTTTTAGAGGCTGACCATCCTGACATCAAGCACTCCTTCGATGAGGGAGATTGCTTTTAAAGTTTCCTCCGGAACCGGGGCGTCTACCGAAAGCATCATGATCGCCGTCCCGCCCCTGTCCTTACGTCCTACCTGCATGGATGCTATGTTTATGTCATGCTCACCAATCAGGACACCTACAGGGCCGATAATTCTCGGCTTATCGTAATGAGGAACATACATAAGATGACCGCTTGGTATGGTATCCACACGGTAACCGTCAATCATTACGAGATGCGCGTCATTCTTGCCCAACAGCGTACCGGCCACACATTTTTCTTCAAGGTCGGTGGACACCTTGAGAGTAATCAGGTTTGCATACCCCATAGCTTCCCCGTTCACGGAATGGAGAACCTTCAGTCCCCTGTTTTTTGCTAAAAGCTGCGCGTTGACATAGTTCACCGATTCATTAAGCACAGGGTCAAGCAAACCCTTTATTACAGCGGTGGTTATGGGGCTTACATCGACACTGAATATTTCCCCGCTATAAATTACTTCCAGTTTGCTGAGCCG
This sequence is a window from Desulfotomaculum sp.. Protein-coding genes within it:
- a CDS encoding serine--tRNA ligase, producing the protein MLDLKFVRSRPEIVKEALEKRGSGISLEGFLEADNNWRKVLAFAESLKGRRNTVSTEIGRLKKLGQDAPELVSEMKKVSGEIKELDEKTRQLERQIRDSLLGIPNIPHESVPSGSSSDDNVVVRKWGTPRPFDFPVKAHWDIGELHEMLDFERGGKVSGARFVFYRGTGALLERSLFNFFLDTHTKDHGYTEVFPPFLVNSGSMFGTGQLPKFAEDMFKVEGTDYYLIPTAEVPVTNLYRDEILDADKLPVKHCAYSACFRAEAGAAGRDTRGLIRQHQFNKVELVKFCKPEESYEELEKLTQDAERILQLLELPYRVVSLCAGDLGFSSAKTYDLEVWLPSYGEYKEISSCSNFVDFQARRANIRFRQGKGKPQYVHTLNGSGLAVGRTVAAVLENYQQEDGFVKVPEALVSYMHGLKII